Proteins encoded in a region of the Mesorhizobium sp. NBSH29 genome:
- a CDS encoding Fic family protein, translating into MEETVQRIEPARLEETSEILSDVLAELVAASATLGSRLHPRTAANLADLVHIMNTYYSNLIEGHDTRPRDIERALAGQFDQDEDRRNLQLEAAAHVRLQAEIDRLAAGGTLPEPASCDFLRWLHAEFYRDAEEPMLRIKGAGREFLMVPGEWRSQPEHDVAVGRHEPPSSTRVDAFMQYFETRYRIAKLGKAGRVLAIPAAHHRFNFIHPFPDGNGRVSRLMSHAMAHEAGIAAHGLWSISRGLARGLKSRTDYKSMMDHADMPRQGDRDGRGTLSLRALDDFTLWFLRVCLDQVTFMSGLFDLGTLAKRLRGYAAQSELKPEAGRLLEEALMRGEFERGEIARITGLPERTARRVFNEVIALGLLASDTPKGPVSLRFPADALDTLFPKLFPET; encoded by the coding sequence ATGGAAGAAACCGTACAACGCATCGAGCCCGCCCGGCTTGAAGAAACGTCCGAGATCCTCTCCGACGTGCTGGCGGAGCTTGTCGCGGCATCGGCCACGCTGGGCAGCCGCCTTCACCCGCGCACGGCCGCCAACCTTGCCGACCTCGTGCATATCATGAACACCTATTATAGCAACCTGATCGAAGGCCACGACACACGCCCGCGCGATATCGAGCGCGCGCTGGCGGGGCAGTTTGACCAGGACGAGGACCGGCGCAACCTCCAGCTCGAAGCCGCGGCGCATGTCCGGCTGCAAGCGGAGATCGACCGGCTGGCCGCAGGCGGCACGCTGCCTGAGCCCGCGTCCTGCGATTTCCTCCGGTGGCTGCATGCGGAGTTTTACCGCGATGCCGAGGAGCCGATGCTGCGCATCAAAGGCGCCGGTCGCGAATTCCTGATGGTGCCGGGGGAATGGCGTTCGCAGCCCGAGCACGACGTCGCGGTTGGCCGGCACGAGCCACCCTCCAGCACGCGCGTGGATGCGTTCATGCAGTATTTCGAGACGCGCTACCGCATTGCGAAGCTCGGCAAAGCAGGCCGCGTTCTCGCCATCCCCGCGGCGCATCACCGCTTCAACTTCATCCACCCGTTCCCGGACGGCAACGGCCGCGTCAGTCGCCTGATGAGCCATGCCATGGCGCATGAAGCCGGCATCGCCGCGCATGGCCTGTGGTCGATTTCGCGCGGCCTGGCGCGTGGCCTGAAAAGCCGCACGGACTACAAGAGCATGATGGACCATGCCGACATGCCGCGTCAGGGCGACCGCGACGGGCGCGGCACCCTCTCGCTGCGCGCGTTGGACGACTTTACGCTGTGGTTCCTGCGCGTCTGCCTCGACCAGGTGACGTTCATGTCCGGCCTGTTCGATCTCGGCACGCTGGCCAAGCGGCTGCGCGGCTACGCCGCGCAAAGCGAGCTGAAGCCGGAGGCGGGCCGTCTTCTGGAAGAAGCGTTGATGCGCGGCGAATTCGAGCGCGGCGAGATCGCGCGCATCACCGGCCTGCCGGAGCGAACGGCAAGGAGGGTGTTCAACGAGGTGATCGCGCTCGGCCTGCTGGCTTCGGACACCCCCAAGGGGCCCGTATCGCTGCGCTTTCCCGCCGACGCGCTCGATACGTTGTTCCCGAAGCTCTTTCCGGAAACCTGA
- a CDS encoding type IV toxin-antitoxin system AbiEi family antitoxin domain-containing protein has product MIHDRRSALSSYMSSLLSAGRVIFSGGEAEAALGVGRGALLDAAERLQRRHHLLNPRQDFYVIVPPQFASWGSPPPNWYIDALMRHEGQAYYVGLLKAAELHGATHQAVMEFQVVSGKRLPKIRAGRNLVVFYYRKDMAAVAGGIEERKTDTGTMRLSGPALTALDLLRYPRAAGGLDNIATVLTDLGEKIDGEQLAALSTAAERPVVQRLGYLLDRLGHGMRAAPMHTALAARCPLSWTELDRTEIRDHDFTPPEQERDPRWQVIVRRMPEVDE; this is encoded by the coding sequence ATGATTCATGATCGGCGTTCCGCCTTATCCAGCTATATGTCCAGCCTGCTTTCCGCAGGACGGGTGATCTTCAGCGGCGGCGAAGCCGAGGCGGCCTTGGGCGTGGGACGCGGGGCGCTGCTTGACGCTGCCGAGCGTCTGCAGCGTCGGCATCACCTTCTCAATCCCCGCCAAGATTTCTACGTCATCGTCCCCCCGCAGTTCGCCTCATGGGGCTCGCCGCCGCCGAACTGGTACATCGATGCCCTGATGCGCCATGAGGGCCAAGCTTACTATGTCGGCCTGCTCAAGGCGGCTGAGTTGCACGGGGCGACCCATCAGGCGGTCATGGAGTTTCAGGTTGTCAGCGGCAAGCGCTTGCCGAAAATCCGCGCCGGACGCAACCTTGTCGTCTTCTACTACCGCAAGGACATGGCGGCGGTCGCGGGCGGCATCGAGGAGAGGAAGACTGACACCGGTACAATGAGGCTGTCCGGGCCCGCTCTGACGGCGCTCGATCTGCTGCGTTATCCGCGTGCTGCTGGCGGCCTTGATAACATTGCCACTGTCCTCACCGATCTTGGGGAGAAGATCGACGGCGAGCAGCTGGCCGCGCTCTCGACCGCCGCCGAGCGTCCCGTCGTCCAGCGGCTCGGATATCTTCTAGACAGGCTGGGTCATGGCATGCGCGCCGCGCCCATGCACACGGCGCTCGCGGCTCGCTGTCCGCTTTCCTGGACGGAGCTGGACCGCACGGAGATACGCGATCACGACTTCACACCCCCGGAGCAGGAACGCGATCCGCGCTGGCAGGTGATTGTGCGCCGCATGCCCGAGGTGGATGAATGA